A genomic window from Planococcus rifietoensis includes:
- a CDS encoding serine hydrolase, with protein MFKKVILYTNRLDEMKGFYEYQLGFRIVEEDDTSFALSIGTSVLEFRQSDSASFYHYAINIPGNQFSLAKFWARARVELNRQEGMDEIYYSNFNSDAFYFQDPAGNIVEFIGRRHVDIMDDFTIDSLLDISEVGIVSPYVKEVGESLERMEIPVRGNKGIDPTTLNFLGKDPHFLVLVPPKRTWFFSKLKSETHPLAIELTDGRMIEIDAEGHMVQKQADNPVSDLMESASFSGTAHMAGNENWSLAKGFANRADERPIAVDSRFGIASGSKIFTAVAVLQLVEQNKLELSAKLSELLPKTFPNFNATVHQLLCHTSGLPDYFDEEAMDDFEQLWQETPMYRMETPADFVPLFRDLPPVEEPGTRFRYNNAGYIALGLIIEQVTGEEFADYVEREVLAKADMSDSGYFRLDRLPKNTAYGYIEEDGSWRTNQYAIPVRGGADGGAFVTAGDMAKFWNRLMDGTLLSEEMKNRLLTVQAQQGDEAYGYGVWIEEQEGVAVKYHVMGYDPGVNFHSGYYPQQKSIVTVLSNAGEGAYDIVKAIEREKKLRG; from the coding sequence ATGTTCAAGAAAGTGATACTGTACACAAACCGTTTGGATGAAATGAAAGGGTTTTACGAATACCAGTTGGGCTTCCGGATTGTTGAAGAAGACGACACCAGCTTTGCGCTTTCAATCGGCACGTCCGTTTTGGAATTCCGCCAGTCGGACAGTGCGTCTTTTTACCATTATGCAATCAATATTCCAGGCAACCAATTCAGTTTGGCCAAATTCTGGGCGCGTGCGCGCGTTGAGCTGAACCGCCAGGAAGGCATGGACGAAATTTATTATTCGAATTTCAATTCCGATGCCTTCTATTTTCAGGATCCTGCCGGCAATATCGTTGAGTTTATCGGACGCCGCCACGTCGACATCATGGATGATTTCACAATCGATTCCTTACTCGACATCAGTGAAGTCGGCATCGTTTCGCCATATGTCAAGGAAGTGGGCGAGTCATTGGAACGGATGGAAATTCCCGTACGCGGCAATAAAGGGATCGATCCGACAACGCTGAATTTTCTCGGCAAAGATCCCCATTTTCTGGTGCTCGTACCGCCAAAACGTACGTGGTTCTTCTCCAAGCTGAAAAGTGAAACGCATCCCCTGGCAATCGAACTTACGGACGGACGGATGATCGAGATCGATGCGGAAGGGCATATGGTGCAAAAGCAAGCAGATAATCCGGTTTCCGACTTAATGGAATCGGCCTCATTTTCAGGGACTGCACATATGGCCGGCAATGAAAATTGGTCGCTTGCCAAAGGATTCGCGAACCGTGCGGATGAACGGCCGATTGCTGTCGACAGCCGCTTCGGCATCGCGTCCGGCAGCAAGATCTTTACAGCTGTCGCTGTGTTGCAATTGGTGGAGCAAAACAAGCTCGAACTTTCAGCGAAGCTGTCAGAGCTATTGCCGAAGACCTTCCCGAATTTCAACGCGACGGTTCACCAACTGTTGTGCCATACATCAGGCCTTCCTGATTACTTCGACGAAGAGGCGATGGATGACTTCGAACAATTATGGCAAGAGACTCCGATGTACCGGATGGAGACGCCAGCTGATTTTGTACCATTGTTCCGCGACTTGCCACCTGTCGAAGAACCGGGGACACGTTTCCGATATAATAATGCGGGCTATATCGCACTCGGCCTGATCATCGAGCAAGTGACTGGCGAAGAATTCGCCGATTACGTCGAGCGGGAAGTGTTGGCGAAAGCGGATATGTCGGACTCGGGTTATTTCCGCCTGGATCGTTTGCCGAAAAATACGGCGTATGGATATATTGAGGAAGACGGCTCTTGGCGCACGAACCAATACGCGATTCCAGTTCGCGGTGGAGCGGACGGAGGCGCCTTCGTCACGGCAGGCGATATGGCGAAGTTCTGGAACCGGTTGATGGATGGGACTTTATTGTCTGAAGAGATGAAAAATCGCCTGCTGACGGTCCAGGCGCAACAAGGTGACGAAGCTTACGGCTACGGTGTGTGGATTGAGGAGCAAGAAGGAGTAGCGGTGAAGTATCATGTAATGGGGTACGACCCTGGCGTGAATTTCCATTCGGGCTATTATCCCCAGCAAAAATCCATCGTTACTGTATTGTCAAATGCCGGGGAAGGCGCGTATGATATAGTGAAAGCCATTGAACGCGAGAAAAAACTGAGAGGGTGA
- a CDS encoding cold-shock protein has product MEQGKVKWFNSEKGFGFIEREGGDDVFVHFSAIQSEGFKTLDEGQEVTFDIEQGQRGLQATNVSKA; this is encoded by the coding sequence ATGGAACAAGGTAAAGTAAAATGGTTTAACTCAGAAAAAGGATTCGGCTTCATCGAGCGCGAAGGCGGAGACGACGTATTCGTACACTTCTCAGCTATCCAAAGCGAAGGATTCAAAACTCTTGACGAAGGTCAAGAAGTTACTTTTGACATCGAGCAAGGCCAACGCGGTCTTCAAGCTACTAACGTATCAAAAGCTTAA
- a CDS encoding topology modulation protein, which produces MQRIMVIGVSAGAGKSTFARRLGKVANLPVHHLDAYYWKPGWVEAEEKEFQHKQQELADEPRWIMEGNYNSTAAIRLAACDALIQLQLPLWRCLWRVLKRRIQYRKQARPDMAPGCPEKLDYEFLKFIVTTYHERQKSQHHLIEEFIRKYPEKQVYILRTQKEIEAFLEQVGK; this is translated from the coding sequence ATGCAGCGGATTATGGTGATCGGTGTGTCAGCTGGAGCTGGCAAATCAACGTTTGCAAGACGTTTAGGAAAAGTGGCTAATCTGCCGGTGCATCATTTGGATGCGTATTACTGGAAGCCGGGCTGGGTTGAAGCAGAGGAAAAAGAATTTCAGCACAAGCAACAGGAGCTAGCGGACGAGCCGCGCTGGATCATGGAAGGGAACTATAATAGCACGGCCGCTATCCGCTTGGCAGCTTGCGATGCCCTTATCCAATTGCAGCTTCCACTGTGGCGCTGTTTATGGCGGGTATTGAAAAGGCGCATTCAATACCGTAAACAAGCTAGGCCGGATATGGCGCCAGGATGTCCTGAAAAGCTGGATTACGAGTTTTTGAAGTTTATTGTGACGACCTATCACGAGCGGCAAAAATCGCAACACCATTTAATAGAAGAATTTATTAGGAAGTATCCTGAAAAACAGGTGTATATCCTCCGTACACAAAAGGAAATTGAGGCTTTTTTGGAACAGGTCGGTAAATAG
- a CDS encoding UDP-N-acetylmuramoyl-L-alanyl-D-glutamate--2,6-diaminopimelate ligase, with protein MKLQFAQIPGVRILKSFGPESVDIQAIVYNSSAARNGSAFFCVIGENTDGHLYIEPAIENGAQAIIGSNEEILSHQAKLYPSVSFVLVADVRNALAHTSDFFFGSPQHDLFKIGVTGTNGKTTTATYARNLFNLLGTPCGFIGTTGVETAQGKVPFEKSTPTTPIASDIHQIFSMLVDADTQAVAMEVSSTALDQQRVEGIVFDVAIHTNLSEEHLEYHKTFEHYRESKLKLFERAKAAVVNLDDPGLSGGILAVADYPVLSYSQDPSSGADLIWGNYSASAQGMRFELNYRGDIRIIEAPLFGDYNAANLTAAIATALHAGHSIDQIIAVLPNMPQVEGRFQVIRGPEERTIILDYAHTPVAIDAVLTEARKLPHRRLIALIAGIGIRDFAKMPKMAKASEGKADVLVVTVDHPGYNDPEEVVSEVIKGFSVPYMQKVLKAPTRKQAVEKALAESGPEDIILLSSGCINGAQIIKGEHIPHSDEAIIEAFFSSKTGGF; from the coding sequence ATGAAGTTGCAATTTGCACAAATCCCCGGGGTACGCATATTAAAATCATTCGGGCCAGAGTCAGTGGACATCCAAGCGATTGTCTATAACTCTTCGGCTGCACGGAATGGTTCTGCATTTTTTTGCGTCATCGGGGAAAATACAGACGGACATCTATACATAGAGCCTGCCATCGAAAACGGTGCGCAGGCGATTATCGGCTCCAACGAGGAAATTCTATCCCATCAAGCCAAGCTTTATCCTTCTGTCAGCTTTGTGTTGGTGGCGGATGTGCGCAATGCACTCGCACACACCTCAGATTTCTTTTTCGGCTCGCCGCAGCATGATTTGTTTAAAATCGGCGTGACGGGAACAAATGGCAAGACTACAACGGCTACCTATGCCCGCAATTTATTCAATTTGCTGGGAACACCTTGTGGATTTATCGGCACAACGGGCGTCGAGACAGCTCAAGGCAAAGTGCCGTTTGAGAAAAGTACGCCAACCACGCCAATCGCTTCAGACATCCACCAGATTTTCTCCATGCTGGTCGATGCCGACACGCAGGCAGTGGCGATGGAAGTGTCTTCGACTGCGTTGGATCAGCAGCGGGTGGAAGGAATCGTTTTCGATGTAGCCATCCATACGAATTTATCCGAGGAGCACCTCGAGTATCATAAAACTTTTGAGCATTACCGGGAGTCCAAGTTGAAGTTGTTTGAACGTGCGAAAGCAGCTGTCGTCAATCTTGACGATCCCGGTTTAAGCGGGGGCATTTTAGCAGTGGCGGATTATCCGGTGCTGAGCTATAGCCAAGATCCGTCGAGCGGCGCTGACCTGATCTGGGGAAATTACAGCGCATCTGCACAAGGCATGCGCTTTGAGTTGAATTATAGAGGTGATATCCGGATCATTGAAGCTCCGCTATTTGGCGACTACAATGCCGCGAATTTGACGGCGGCGATTGCGACTGCCTTACACGCAGGGCATTCAATCGACCAAATCATTGCGGTCTTGCCGAATATGCCTCAAGTAGAAGGGCGTTTTCAAGTGATCAGAGGCCCTGAAGAACGGACCATCATTTTGGATTATGCCCATACGCCAGTCGCGATCGATGCGGTCTTGACGGAAGCCCGTAAATTGCCCCATCGCCGCCTGATTGCACTGATTGCCGGAATCGGTATCCGGGATTTTGCCAAGATGCCGAAAATGGCAAAAGCGTCTGAAGGGAAAGCAGATGTCTTGGTCGTTACAGTTGACCATCCGGGTTACAACGATCCGGAAGAAGTTGTTTCGGAAGTGATCAAGGGCTTCAGTGTCCCGTACATGCAAAAAGTGCTGAAGGCGCCAACGCGCAAACAGGCAGTGGAAAAAGCGCTCGCGGAAAGCGGGCCGGAAGACATCATCTTGCTGTCGAGCGGCTGTATCAACGGCGCCCAGATTATTAAAGGGGAACATATCCCGCATTCAGATGAAGCGATAATCGAAGCGTTTTTCTCGAGCAAAACCGGGGGATTTTAG